TGTCCCATCCGTGTCTCCATAATAGCTACCTCAATCTCATCGCCATCATCACAACCTCCATCGTTAATGTAAAAACTCCCCAGCTTCACTTCACTCCACTTATCACCTCTCTCCTTGGGCTCCTCCACGTTCCCACCACTCTCCCTCTCTCCTTCAACTTCTTCCCTAGGAAACCTCATCCACGGACGCCTCGTCCTAAACGCTCTAGACACAGCTGCTAACGAAACTCCAGAGTAACCATAACCGCTGCGCGGATCCGTATCGCTCGGTTCGAGAAACACAAACGTCTTCCTAACCTCCTTCCCCGCAAACCCAACTTCAGCTTCAATGGGCGTGTGGTCGAAACCGTAAGATCTACTGCTCGCTCTCTTGAACACTAAGTAGACAGAGTAATGCGTCCCCTTAGACAGCATTCTAACACTTATCTTGCCGCGAATCTCGAACCAACACACGTTACAAAGCTCTGCTACTTTCTCAAACCTGATACCACACATGTACAACAAAGTAAGCTCCTTATTACAAATCTCAAAAACCGAGAAGAAGAGAGACATTACTTAGATTCAGGAACTGTAACCCATTGCCAATACGCGGGAGAATCACTCCATGTGATCTTCAAATCCATCGCGGACAACATGTAACACTTCTTCCCACTAGCTTTCTCCAACCAAAAGCTCTGAATTGTTTCCCAAGTAACTAAAAATTAGTAAACTTCGAACTCGGAACCCTAATTTTAACATTCTTATTGAATTTACCTTTTTGCCCTCATCGATTAGGACGGGATCGTCAGCGAGAGAGAGATAGATCTTCTTCTTCGACGAGCAATCCAGCGACGGAGGAAGAGCAAGAGACGAGTACTCCGGCGGAAGAAACTTCTCCCAGACCAAATCGGACTCAGCCGCCGACTTAACTGTTCTCGAAACCGAAGCCACGACGCAAGCATCTCGTGGTGTGGTATGGAAAATCACCATCGAGATACAATCTTCCGGCAAAGTATCGAACCGCGACGTCGTCGCTCCGACAGAAACAATCGCGTCGTTCCGGCTAATTCCTCCGCCGCATTTCGAATCTTGAGTTTGCTCCATAGCTTTCGAATCTAATTTCGAATCCGATGTTTGTTTTTAAGTGAGAGACTATGTTAAGATTTTAAGACACTATGGGTTCTGTTGTGTCGGATAAGTGTATATTTATACCGTTATCGTGATTCGCGAAAGACTTACTTGTTAAGATTTAATTTGATGTTCCGAAAATACCCTTGTAAGCGTAACGTCTCTGGAAGAATATCTATAAAGTTTTTTTTCGAAAATTAAAATAAAAGTTTTTGACTTTATCTAATCAGCCAAAGCAACTAGCTTTTTGTTTCGGTGTTTACCTTACTTATGAAGTCTTTGTTTACGAGAGACTGTTTATTATACAAATAAATTATAATATTAGGAAAAGTCAATAATTCTCATGAATCTTTGTTAAAGGGTGGAGATCATGTTAGTCTTATTTCTTAGTCTATCTCATTATTCTCAGCTAAGTAAAGGTGCGTTCAAAAGCTTTGTAGCTGATAGGGGAAACGAAAGTTTCTTTTTCGAATTTGTTCATGTTAGTGTGGTGGACACTCAGTATCAAGAACCCAAACTCACCAGCATTACAGCCTAAACTTGCAAGGTTTGAAAATATTACACTTTAACAATTTATTTTGAAACAATTCATTTTTCATTTTAAATTGCACATGAAGTATAATCCGAGAGATACAGTAAAAACTCTATAAATTAATAATGTTCAGATTATAGTATTTTATTAACTTATATAATCATTAATTTATAAGTAATTTTTTTTTAGATTTCTGTATTTTAGAATATATTCTTTTATAAAACACGAAACCACATTCGACGGGAATCACCTTTGCATTCAGAAGTAGAAGCACTGCGATGGGCGATGGAAAATATGTTTCAACATTCGACGTGCTAGAGCTTTGAGGCAGATTGCAAGGAGCTGATTGCTATGATAAAGGAGCCTCGTGTATGGCCGAGCTTTGCAACAGAATTAGAAATGATTGAGATTCTGCAGATCTGCTTTCCGGACTTCAAGATCACCTATATTCCACGCACGCAAAATCAGATTTCTGACTCTTTAGCTAAGACTGCTAGGTCTTTTCATAGGGAAATTTATTTTATTGGTTGTTCTATTCCGGTTTAGCTACCTAGACCACCTCAAGTTTGAGTAATAGAATACTCTTTTGTTGTAAAAAAAAAACAAACAAAAATGGTTAATTTACTGTATATACATTAATTAAATTTTAGAAACTCAACTTTCATATTTTTATTATATTATTTGGTATATATAAAATATGACAACTTAAGAAGATTCAAAAATTTTTTTATGACCCAAATAGCAAACAAAAAATAAAATGACCAAAATATATTTTTTAAAAAATAAAAAACTAAAATACCTTTAATAAATAATATTTTTGATATAAAAAATAATTTTTTGGACTATTAAAAGGTATCTCTCTAAAATA
This genomic interval from Brassica oleracea var. oleracea cultivar TO1000 chromosome C2, BOL, whole genome shotgun sequence contains the following:
- the LOC106322683 gene encoding F-box protein PP2-B1 codes for the protein MEQTQDSKCGGGISRNDAIVSVGATTSRFDTLPEDCISMVIFHTTPRDACVVASVSRTVKSAAESDLVWEKFLPPEYSSLALPPSLDCSSKKKIYLSLADDPVLIDEGKKSFWLEKASGKKCYMLSAMDLKITWSDSPAYWQWVTVPESKFEKVAELCNVCWFEIRGKISVRMLSKGTHYSVYLVFKRASSRSYGFDHTPIEAEVGFAGKEVRKTFVFLEPSDTDPRSGYGYSGVSLAAVSRAFRTRRPWMRFPREEVEGERESGGNVEEPKERGDKWSEVKLGSFYINDGGCDDGDEIEVAIMETRMGQWKSGLVFQGIEIRPVKEDEVTK